DNA from Streptomyces sp. Edi4:
GGTGGCGGGGCGTCCGCTGCGTTCGCGGGCGATCCGGGCGATGCAGGCCGTGGCCCGCAAGGAGCTCGCGGCGCGGCGGGCCCAAGTGGTGCGCGCGGTGCGGGCGGTCGCGCCGGATCTGGAGTTCGTCAACGGCGGCGGCACGGGCAGTGTGCAGCACACGGCGGCCGAGGCGGCGGTGACCGAGATCGCCGCGGGCTCGGGGCTCTATGTGCCGCGGCTCTTCGACAACTACACCTCCTTCAGCGGGCGCCCGGCCGCCCTGTTCGCCCAGCCGGTGGTGCGCCGGCCGGGCGTCGGCGTGGTGACCGTGCTCGGCGGCGGCTACCCGGCCTCGGGCGCGCCCGGCGCGGACCGCCTTCCGGTGCCGTATCTGCCGGAGGGCCTGCGCTACGACCCGCAGGAGGGCGCTGGCGAGGTGCAGACGCCGCTGCTCGGCTCCCCCGCCGACGACCTGCTGATCGGCGACAAGGTGTGGTTCCGGCACGCCAAGGCGGGCGAACTGTGCGAGCGTTTCGGGGAGTTGCACCTGGTGGAGGGCGACCGCGTGACGGCGACCGTGCCGACCTACCGGGGCGAGGGCCGCACGTTCCTGTAGATCCGCCACCGGATCACGGCGAGGGCGGGGCCAGGCTGGTGCCGACGCCGCCGTGACCGCCGCCGCTATTGCCAGCGCCGCCGCCACCGCCACCGATCGGCGCGATGCCCTGCGTGATGGTGTCCATGAGGGCGAGCGGCGGCCCGTCGGACCCCGCGTCGAAGGAGAGCCGCACGATGACCATCGCCTGGTTGGCCATGGGCGCGGGGAAGGCGAGGGATTCGACGTAACCGCCCGACCCCGCGCCTGTCTTGACCCGCCAGCGCACCAGATAGCCGGTGCTCCCGCCGACCGACACGGGGGCGGACTTCACCTCCTGGTGCGAGGTGATGCCGTTGTAGTGGTGGACGCCGTTGCCTGTGGGGTCCGCGTCGTAGGCGTCCTTGGCGGCGTCGGCGATGTCGTTCTTGGCGACGGCCTCGGGGGTCGTGAGGTCGGTCCGGGTGGCCGTCGTCGTGGAGACCCCGCCGCCACGGCAGTACCCCTGGTCGCCCGGGCAGTACAGGATGTCCTTGGTCACCATGGTGACGCGTCCGGTCACCGGGTCGTCGCCCTCCTCCCAGCCGTCCGGGATGGGCAGGGTGATGCCGTTGAGCTGGTCGACGAGCCGGTGCGGATCGCGCGAGGGCGCGGGACTGTCCTGCGGGGCCGGGGCGTTGGCGGCCGACGGCGCCTTGGGCCCCTTGCTCGGGGCCGCCGCCCGCGCCCCGTCGTCCCCGGGCCGGGCGACGAGGACGGCGGCGGCGATCCCGGCCACCAGGAGCACGGCGGCCGAGGCGATGACCGCCGCCCGGCCGCGCCGACGGGCGGGCGGCGGGGCCACGACCGCGGCCGGGGGCCCGTAGCCCTGCTGGCCTGCGGCGCGGGTGTGCGCGGTCCAGGCCGCGCCGTCCCACCAGCGTTCGTTGCCGGGCAGGCCCGGATCCGCGTACCAGCCGGGCGGGGTCGTCAAGGTCATGGCCCCAGCCTAGAACCCGTGTTCAGCCGGCGTACACGGAGTCCCGCTGGTCCGGGACGACCGAGCCGTCGGCGCGGCGCACCGGGGCCGGGGTGCCGTCGCGGCCGGTGTAGCCGGTGGTGGCGCAGGGGTAGGGCGCCGTCTTCTGGCCCTTGGGCTCGATGAACATCGGGTTCACGATCCAGCGGCCGTCGCTGTCGTCGTACGCCCGGCACATCAGCTCGTTCTTGTTGCGGTTCAGGACGAGCCGAAGACCCGTGGCGTCCCGCAGGAAGGAGACGTCGGTGTCGGAGTCGCCGGCCGCGAACACCTGCCGCCGGCCGGCCGGCTGTACGCGCTCGGCGGCGGCGCCGCGCACCCCGAAGATCTCCTGGTTGATCCAGCAGCGCTTGCCGTCGATGTAGGTGATCACCGAGTCGTCGCCGTCCTTGGCCGAGCCGCATCCCACGAGGTGCGAGGTGAGACGGCCGTGCTCGGTGGTGGAGCGGATGCCGATGGCGTGGTCCGGGTCCACGCCCGCGCCGCGCGCCCAGACGTCCACCACGGGCTCGGGCGACGCGGAGGTGATCCACACGTCGAAGCCGGCCCTCTGGAGCGTACGGATCAGATCGCGCTGCTGGTCGTAGTAGCGCACCCAGGCGGTGGCCTTGGTGTTGCTGCCGACCGTCTGGACGGCGTCGGCCGGGGCCGACAGGTTCTCGGCGCGGGCCGCCGCCGCGAAGGACCGGACCTGCGCCGGGGTCCAGCCGTGCAGGAGCTGGGCGAGCCAGGCGTAGGAGGGCTCGATGGTGCGGCGGTCGTACCCGGCGAAGGCGGTCGTGCCCGCGCTGGTGGCGCCCTCGCCGTACACCGCGAGGATTTCGTCCGCGCACCGCGTGTCGCTCGCGGTCGGCAGCGTCTTGGAGGGGCCCGCCGGGCACGCGGCGGACAGCGCCGTGGCCGCGTCCTTGGTGAGGTAGCGGCTGGTGGTGCGCCAGTCTCCGTGCGCCGGGCGCTGGATCTTGGAGTGGCGCAGCAGCCAGTACATGGTGGCGTCACCGACGTCGTTCTTGACGACGGTGTTGTCCCAGTCGAAGACGGCGACCGGCTTCTTCTTGCCGTGGCCCGCGCGCGCCTCGCAGGTGCCGTACGTGTCGATCAGGTCCTGGATGCGGTCCTGGTTGTCGCCGAACCACCCCTGGGAGACGGTCAGTTGGGGGCAGCGCGCCGGGTGTGCCTCGGCGGGCTGTGCGGCGACGAGCCCGGCGGCGGCCATGGAGAGCGCCGCGGCGAGGACGGGAAGCCGGCGGACGGCGGGGACCGCGAAGAGCGCAGACACGCTGGAGGACTCCTGTCGTAGGGAAGATCGTCACGGACGCTAGACAGCGCGGCCGGGCGTCGTGCGACGCCCGGCTGCCCAATGCGTGACCGCCGGGTGAACAGCGGGGGCCGGCCCTTCTAGAGCGGCGTGACGTACGCCCCGGAGATGCCGCCGTCGACCAGGAAGTCGGTGGCGTTGATGAAGGAGGAGTCGTCGCTCGCGAGGAAGGCGACGGCGGCGGCGATCTCGTCGGCCTCGGCGAAGCGGCCCGCCGGGATGTGCACCAGGCGGCGCGCGGCGCGCTCGGGGTCCTTGGCGAACAGCTCCTGGAGCAGCGGGGTGTTGACGGGACCCGGGCACAGCGCGTTGACGCGGATGCCCTCGCGGGCGAACTGCACACCGAGCTCGCGCGACATCGCGAGCACCCCGCCCTTGGAGGCGGTGTAGGAGATCTGCGAGGTCGCCGCGCCCATGACGGCCACGAACGAGGCGGTGTTGATGATGGAGCCCCGGCCCTGGCGCCGCATGTAGGGCAGCGCGGCCTTGCAGCACAGATAGACGGAGGTGAGGTTGACCTCCTGGACGCGGCGCCAGGCGTCGAGTCCGGTGGTGAGGATCGAGTCGTCGTCGGGCGGCGAGATGCCCGCGTTGTTGAACGCGATGTCGACGCTGCCGTAGGTGTCGAACGCCGTCTTGAACAGCGCCTCGACCTGTTCCTGGTCGGTGACGTCGACCTTGACGAAGAGCCCGCCGACGGCTTCGGCGGCGGCCTTGCCGGCGCTCTCGTCGATGTCGCCGCACACCACGTGGGCGCCCTCGGCGGCCAGGCGCTTGGCGGTCGCGAGTCCGATGCCGCTGCCGGCTCCGGTGATGACGGCGGTGCGGCCGGCCAGGCGGCGGCAGACGGGGGTCCGGGGGGAGTCCCCAGGGATCGTTGCGGTGTCGTCGGTCATGGGTGCTCAGGCCTCCGTGCTGATGAAGACGTTCTTGGTCTCGGTGAATGCGGCCAGGGCGTCGGGGCCGAGCTCGCGGCCGAGGCCGGACTGCTTGTAGCCGCCGAACGGGGTCGAATGGCGCACGCTGGAATGGGAGTTGACGGACAGGTTGCCAGCCGCGACGGCGCGCGAGAGGCGCAGCGCGCGGCCGATGTCGCGGGTCCAGATCGAGCCGGAAAGCCCGTAGTCGGTGGCGTTGGCGAGCCGTACCGCGTCCTCCTCGTCCTCGAAGGGGAGCACGACGGCGACCGGCCCGAAGACCTCCTCGACGGCGGCGGGCGCCTCCGGGCCCAGGCCGGTCAGGACGGTCGGCGGGAACCAGAAGCCGGGCCCGTCGGGTGCGCTGCCGCGCAGCGCGGGCGCGTCGCCGGGGACGTAGGAGCGGACGCGGTCCAGCTGGACGCGCGAGATGAGCGGGCCCATCATCGTCTTCTCGTCGGCCGGATCACCGACCGCGATCTCCTCGATGGCGGGGCCGAGCAGTTCCATGAAGCGGTCGTACGCGCCGCGCTGGACCAGGATGCGGGTGCGGGCGCAGCAGTCCTGGCCGCAGTTGTCGAGGAAGGACATGGGGGTGGCGGCGGCCGCCGCCTCGATGTCGGCGTCGGCGAAGACGATGTTGGGGCTCTTGCCGCCGAGTTCGAGGGTCACCCGCTTCACGCGGTCGGCGCACTTGGCCATGATCTGCTTGCCGACGCGGGTGGACCCGGTGAAGACGATCTTCGCGACGCCGGGGTGCTCGACGAGCGCGTCCCCCGCGATCGTGCCCGCGCCGGGCAGGACCTGGAAGAGGCCTTCGGGCAGCCCCGCCTCCAGGGCGAGGCCGGCCAGCCGCAGGGCGGTGAGCGGGGTGGTCTCCGCGGGCTTGAGGATCACCGCGTTGCCGGCCGCGAGCGCGGGGGCGGTGCCCCAGGCGGCGATGGGCATCGGGAAGTTCCAGGGGGCGATGACACCGACCACGCCGAGCGGTTCGAGCAGGGTGATGTCGAGGCCGCCCGCGACCGGGATCTGACGCCCACTCAGGCGCTCCACTCCCCCGGCCGAGAAGTCGAGCAGGTCGCGGACGTTGCCCGCCTCCCAGCGGGCGTTGCCGATGGTGTGCCCGGCCTCCTGAACCTCCAAGTGGGCCAGTTCCTCGATGTGTTGGTCGACCACGGCCGCGAAGCGGCGCAGGAGGCGGGCGCGGTCGGCGGGGGCCGCGGCGGCCCAGCCGCGCTGGGCCGCCCTGGCCCGTGCGACCGCGGCGTCCACGTCGGCGACGGTGGCGCCGGCGACGACCGCGATCACCTCCTCGGTGGCGGGGTTGAGTACCTGTAGCTCGTACGCGGTGGACGCGGTGGACAAGGCGTTCCTCACAGGCGTTCGAAGGAGCGGCGGAGCTCCCAGTCGGTCACCGCGGCGTCGAACGCGTCGAGTTCGACCCGCGCCATGTTGCGGTAGTGCGCGACGACCTCGTCCCCGAACGCGGCCTTGGCGATGGGGCTGTTCTCCCACAGTTCGGCGGCTTCGCGCAGGGTGGTGGGGACGTGGGCGTAGTCGCCGACATAGGCGTTGGACGTGCAGGCCTCGGGCAGCTCCAGCTCGTTCTCGATGCCGTACAGGCCGGCCGCGACGAGTCCGGCGACGGCGAGGTGGGGGTTGACGTCGCCGCCCGGGAGGCGGTTTTCGAACCGGGTCGAGGCGCCGTGGCCGACGACCCGCAGCGCGCAGGTGCGGTTGTCGTGCCCCCAGGCGACGGCGGTGGGCGCGAAGGAGCCCGGCTGGAAGCGCTTGTAGGAGTTGATGTTCGGCGCGTACAGGAGGGAGAAGTCCCGCAGCGCGGCGAGCTGGCCGGCCAGGAAGTGGCGCATGAGGGGCGACATGTGACCGGGTCCGTCGCCCGCCATCACATTGCGGCCGTCCTCATCGGTGAGCGAGAGGTGGATGTGGCAGGAGTTGCCCTCGCGCTGGTCGTACTTGGCCATGAAGGTGAGCGAGACGCCCTCCTGGGCCGCGATCTCCTTGGCGCCGGTCTTGTAGATCGCGTGCTGGTCGCAGGTGACCAGGGCCTCGTCGTAGCGGAAGACGATCTCGTGCTGGCCGGGGTTGCACTCCCCCTTGGCGGACTCGACGGTCAGACCCGCGGCCTGCATCTCGTTACGGATGCGGCGAAGCAGCGGCTCGATGCGGCCGGTGCCGAGCACGGAGTAGTCGATGTTGTACTGATTGGCCGGGGTCAGGCCCTGGTACCCCGCGTCCCAGGCCTGCTCGTAGCTGTCCCGGAAGACGATGAATTCGAGCTCGGTGCCCACCTGGGCGGTGTAGCCGAGCTCCGCGAGCCGTTCCAGCTGGCGGCGGAGGATCTGGCGGGGCGCGGCGACGACCGGGGCGCCGTCGCTCCAGCCGAGATCGGCGATGAGCATCGCGGTGCCCTCGTTCCACGGCACGCGGCGCAGCGTCGCCGCATCCGGGCGCATCGCGAAGTCGCCGTAGCCACGCTCCCAGGAGGACATCGCGTAGCCGTCGACCGTGTTCATCTCGGTGTCCACGGCCAGCAGGTAGTTGCAGCCCTCGGTGCCGTGCGCCAGGACCTCGTCCAGGAAGAAGCCGGCCGCGAAGCGCTTGCCCTGCAACCGCCCTTGCATATCGGGGAAGGCCAGGACGACAGTGTCGATCTCACCGCTCGCGACGAGGTCTCGCAGCTCCTCGATCGAGAGCGGGGGTGTGCGGTCTGCCACGGGAAGCTCCTCCTTGGGTCAGCCGAGAGCCATAAGGTATGGGGTAGGACCATTGATTGGGAAGAGGAATCCACGACGTGGCGAAGAAGATCGACTCGGCGGACTCGGCAGAGCGCGGGAGGCCGGACGCGGCAGAGGGCGGGAGACCGGACGCGCTGGTGCCCGTCCTGCGGACCGTACGGGCCGGGAACGGCTTCGAGGAGGCGCTGGAGCAGGTCCTCCAGCTGCTCCGCCTCGGGCTCGTGCCACCGGGTGAACGGCTGCCGCCCGAACGGGAGTTGGCCGAGCGGATGGGGATCAGCCGGGTCACCCTGCGCGAGGTCTTGAAGGTGCTCCAGGACCAGCGCCTCGTGGAGAGCAGGCGCGGCCGCTACGGCGGCACGTTCGTGCTGGCCAGGGCAGCCGAGGGCGGCGAGGACGAGCTGCGCAGGCGCGTCGCGTCCGTCGACGTCGAGGACACCCTGCGCTTCCGTGAGGTCCTGGAGACCGGGGCGGCCGGATTGTGCGCGGCGCACGGACTGGGCGAGCGGGGCGCCGGGCGGCTGCGCGCCGCGCTCGCCGCGACCCACGACGCCGAACTCTGCGACTACCGCCGCCAGGACACCCTGCTCCACCTCACCCTGGCCGAGCTGTCCGGATCCCCCACGCTCACCGCCCAGTACGCGGCGGTCCGGGCCACCGTCAACGACCTCCTGGACTGCATCCCGCTCCTGGTGCGCAACCTGGAGCACTCCCAGCACCAGCACACCGCGCTCGTCGAGGCGGTGCTCGACGGCGACGCGGACGGCGCGCGCGAGGCGATGCGGGAGCACTGCGCGGGGACGGCGGCGCTGCTGCGCGGCTTCTTGACCTGAGCGGGTCCGGACCCCGGTTTCGCGCCCACCCCTTGCGCATCACCGCGCCCTACGGCAAAGGTATGCAGCCAAACCATTGAATTGATCTCCCCCGACGATCATCTGGAGCGGCTCATGGCCGAGGGCACCGACCTGCGCACCGCACCACCCGCCACCGCCGAGGACGACTATCTGCACCGGCGCACCCTGCGGCGCGGCAGCGCCGGCTGGCTGCTGCTGACCGGGCTCGGCGTCGCCTATGTGGTCTCGGGCGACTTCTCCGGCTGGAACATCGGCCTGTCCAAGGGCGGCTTCGGCGGCCTTGCGGCGGCCACCGTCCTGATGGGCATCATGTACGCCTGTCTCGTCTTCTCGCTCGCCGAACTCTCCGCCATCCTGCCCACGGCGGGCGGCGGTTACGGCTTCGCGCGCCGGGCGCTCGGCACCTGGGGCGGATTCCTGACCGGCACCGCGATCCTCATCGAGTACATCCTGGCGCCCGCCGCGATCTCGCTGTTCATCGGCGACTACGTCGAATCGCTCGGCCTGTTCGGGCTCACCTCGGGCTGGCCGGTCCACCTCGCCTGCTTCGCGCTCTTCATCGGGATCCACCTGTGGGGCGTGGGCGAGGCGCTGCGCTTCAGCCTGGTCGTCACCGCGATCGCGGTGGCTGCCCTGCTGGTCTTCGCCGTCGGCGCGTTCACCGACTTCGACGCGTCCCGTCTCAACGACATCCCGGTGGACACCTCGGCGCTCGGCGCCGGCTCGTGGCTGCCGTTCGGCGTGCTCGGCATCTGGGCCGCGTTCCCCTTCGGCATGTGGTTCTTCCTCGGCGTCGAGGGGGTGCCGCTCGCGGCCGAGGAGGCCAAGGATCCGGTGCGGTCCATGCCGCGCGCGCTCGCCATCGCGCTGTCGGTCCTCGTCCTGCTCGCCGTGGTGACGTTCCTGGCCGCGACCGGGGCGCACGGCTCGGCGGCCCTCAAGGACGCGGGCAACCCGCTGGTGGTGGCGCTCCAGGGCGACGGCGGGCCCACCGCGCTCAGCAGGTTCGTCAACTACGCGGGGCTCGCGGGCCTGGTGGCGTCGTTCTTCTCGCTGATCTTCGCGGGCTCGCGCCAGCTCTTCGCCCTGTCCCGGGCCGGCTATCTGCCCCGCTTCCTGTCCCTGACCAGCCGCCGCAAGTCGCCCTACCTCGGCCTGCTGATCCCCGGCGCGATCGGGTTCGCGCTGGCCGCGTGGAGCGGCAACGGCGGGCGGATGCTGAACGTGGCGGTGTTCGGCGCCACCATCTCGTACGCTTTGATGGCGCTCTCGCACGTGGTCCTGCGGCGCCGCGAGCCGGACCTGGAGCGTCCCTACCGCACGCCGGGCGGCATCCTGACCTCCTCCGTCGCCTTCGTGCTCGCGCTGTTCGCGCTGGTGGCCACCTTCCTTGTGGACAAGGACGCGGCGTTCATCGCGCTGGGTGTCTACGCGATCGCGCTGGCCTATTTCGCCTTCTACAGCCGCCACCGGCTGGTCGCCAACGCCCCCGAGGAGGAGTTCGCCGCGCTGGCCGAGGCCGAGGCCGAACTCGCCCGGGACTGACGGGCCGCCCGCCCCGCCCCTACGAACGGAGACCGTGACCGTGCCCAAACCGCTGATTGGCATCAGTACGTATCTGGAGCCAGCCGCGTGGGGGGTGTGGCAGATGCCCGCCGCCCTGCTGCCCGCCGGCTATCCCCGGCTCGTGCGGGCGGCCGGGGGCCTGGCCGCGATGCTGCCGCCGGACGACGACCCGGCGGCAGCGGCCGAGGTGGTGGCGCGTGTCGACGGCCTGATCATCGCGGGCGGCGCGGATGTGGAGCCGGTGTGCTACGGGGCCACGGCCTCCTCCCTGACCGGGCCGCCCGCCCGCGCGCGGGACGCCTGGGAGCTGGCCCTGATCGAGGCGGCCCTGGCCTCGGGCACCCCGCTGCTCGGCATCTGCCGGGGTCTTCAGCTCCTCAATGTCGCGCTCGGCGGCACGCTGGTGCAGCACCTGGACGGGCACACCGGTGGACGCGGGGTGTTCGGCGAGCACACCGTCGAGCCGGTGCCGGGCACGCTGTACGCCTCGCTCGTGCCCGAGGCCGCGTCCGTGCCGACCTACCACCACCAGTGCGTGGACCGGCTCGGCGCCGGGCTCGTGGCGTCGGCGTACGCGGCGGACGGCACGGTGGAGGCGGCCGAACTGCCCGGGCCGGGCTGGGCCCTGGGCGTCCAGTGGCACCCCGAGGCGGGCCAGGACCTTCGCGTGGCGCGGGGCCTGGTGAGGGCGGCGGCGGCCCGGGGCGGGCGGCCGACACCGGCGCCCTGACCCGGACCTGGTCGCTTTTCGACCGCGGGTCGAGCACGCGGAGGTCCGGGGCGCAGCCCCAAGAACCCCGGCTGCGGGCCGCGGTCGCTTCTCGCGCGGTTCCCCGCGCCCCTGGCGGGATCGGTGCGGGCCCACATCGGCACAGTCAGCCCGTCCGGTTATCGAGGACGAGGCCCTTCAGGCCGAACGGGGTCGGGGGCACAGCCCCAGGGGCCCCGGGTGGCGCGCAGTTCCCCGCACCCCTGACGGTCCGGCGACCTCAGCCTGTCCGGCGATTGAGGACGGGCGGGGTCGGCGGGGACCTACTTGGGCGCGGCCAGGGACAGCAGATCGCGGGCGGGGCCGGCCGGAAGCGGGCCCCTGCGCCACACCGCGCGCAGATCGCGCCGCAGCCGTACGCCCTCGACCGGGATCCGCACCAGACGGCGGGCGGCCAGCTCCTCGCCCAGGGCCAGTTCGCTCAGGACCGAGGGCCCCGCCCCGCTGACCACGGACGCCTTCACGGCGGTGGTCGAGGACAGCTCGATGAGAGGGTCGGCAAGTCCGCCGTGCGCGGCCAGCGCCGCGTCCAGGACCTGACGGGTGCCCGAGCCGCGCTCGCGCAGGATGAGCGGGGTCGCGGCCAGTTCGGCCGGCGGCAGCGGCCCGCGCCGGCGCGCCCAGGGGTGCGAGGGGGCCGCGACCACCACGAGCCGGTCGTGCCCGATGACCGCCGAGTCCAGCCCGGCGGGTACGCCAAGACCCTCGACGAAGCCGAGGTCCGCCTCGTCACTGAGCAGCAGCTTCGCCACGACGGCGGAGTTCCCGGCGCTCAGGGACACCGCCGTGCCCGGTCGCTCGGCGCGCAGCGCGATCAGCCAGCCCGGCAGCAGGTACTCGGCGATCGTCATGCTGGCGGCGACCCGCAGCCGCGAATCGCGCCGCCCCCGCAGGGCCTGCGCGCCGGCGTCGAATGCCTCGGCCGCCTCCACGACCCGCCGCGCCCAGTCCGTCACGAGGACGCCCTCGGCGGTGAGCCGTGAGCCGCGCGGGGAACGGTCCACGAGCGCGACACCGAGGAGGCGTTCCATCGAGCGGACCCGGCTGCTCGCCGCGGGCTGGGTGATGCCGAGATCGCGGGCCGCGCGTCCGAGACTGCCGTGCCGGGCGACGGCGAGCAGCAGCTCCATCGCTCCCAGGTCGGGCACCCGGTGGGCGAGGGGCGCCTGGTCCTCGGGTCCGCTCGTGCTCATAAACCCAGCTTATGGGCTCATAGGGCCAGCGGGCGTGGCGGGGGTCCGGGCGCGGGACGAGGCTTGATCCATGGCCCTCACCGCGCGACCACGCCCTCGCACCCAGCCCCTCGTCTTCCTGCGGCGCCGCCCCGCGCTGCGCCACCTCGGCCCGAACTGGTACGCCGCTGTCATGGGCACCGCCATCATCGCCAACGCGGGCGCGGGGCTGCCCTTCCACGTTCCGGGTCTCGCGCTCGTCTGGGCGCTCTCCCTCGCACTGCTGGCCGTGGTGCTCGTGGCCCGCGCCGGGCACTGGCTGCACCACCGCGACCAGGCCCGCGCCCATCTCCTCGACCCGGCCGTCGCGCCCTTCTACGGCTGCCTTTCGATGGCCTTCCTCGCGGTCGGGATCGGCTCCCTCTCCGTCGGCGCCCAGCTGATCGGCGAGAGCGCGGCCGTCCCGCTGGCGTGGGTGCTCTACGGCGTGGGCACGGTCACGGGTCTGGTGGCCGCGGTGGGCGTCCCGTATCTGATGGTGGTGCGGCACGAACTCGCTCCGGGCAGCGCCTCCCCCGTCTGGCTGCTCCCGGTGGTCGCGCCCATGGTGTCGGCGACGCTCGGCCCGCTGCTGGTCCCCCATCTGCCGGCGGGCCAGGCCCGTGAGGCGATGCTGCTCGCCTCGTACGCGATGTTCGGCATGAGCCTGCTCGCCACGCTCATCATCCTGCCCGTGGTGTTCTCGCGTCTGGTGCACCGGGGCGCGCTGCCGCTCCTGCTCACCCCGACCCTCTTCCTGGTCCTCGGCCCGCTGGGCCAGTCGACCACCGCCGTGAACAAGCTGGCCGATGTGGCGTCCGGCGCGATCGGCGCCCCCTACGCGCGGGGCATGGGCGCCTTCGCCGTGGTGTACGGGGTACCGGTGATGGGCTTCGCCCTGATGTGGCTCGCGCTCGCGGTGGCGATGGCGGTGCGGGCGGCCCGGCGCGGCATGGGCTTCGCGATGACCTGGTGGGCCTTCACCTTCCCCGTCGGCACCTGCGTCACCGGGGCCGAGGGCCTGGCCCGCCACACCGGCCTGCACGCCTTCGACTGGCTGGCGGTGGCCCTGTACGCGCTGCTGGTGACGGCCTGGCTGGCGGCCGGCTTCCACACCGTGCGAGGGCTACTGGACGGCCGACTGCTCGCGCCGCCCGCCAAGAAGTGACCCGCTGAGGCGCCGACGCGCTCAGAGGTCCCTCCCCAGCGCCGCGCCGAGCACGGCCGGCGCGCGGACCAGTGAGGGCCCGTACCAGGTGAGATGGCGGCCGTCGACGAGGGCGGCCGGCAGGGCGGGGAACGCCTCGGGGCCGTCGCCGGGCGTGAACGGGTAGGGCTCGTCGGGCAGCACGACCAGGTCGGCCCCTGCCGTGTTCAGCTCCTCGACGGCGACGCGGGGGTACCGCTCGGCGTGCTCGGCGTAGACGTTGCGTACGCCCAGACGCGCGAGCAGGTCGCCGGCGAAGGTGTCGCGGCCGAGCACCATCCAGGGGCGCCGCCAGATCGGCACCACGGCCCGGCGCTCGCGGCCCGGCCGCACCCCCGCCCACGCCCGCTCGGCCGCGTCGAGCCAGCCCGGACGCGCCAGGCCGCAACCCTCGACCAGGACCCGTTCCAGCTCGGTGAAGGCCTGCGTCAGCGAGCGGATCTCGGTG
Protein-coding regions in this window:
- a CDS encoding glutamine synthetase family protein, with translation MADRTPPLSIEELRDLVASGEIDTVVLAFPDMQGRLQGKRFAAGFFLDEVLAHGTEGCNYLLAVDTEMNTVDGYAMSSWERGYGDFAMRPDAATLRRVPWNEGTAMLIADLGWSDGAPVVAAPRQILRRQLERLAELGYTAQVGTELEFIVFRDSYEQAWDAGYQGLTPANQYNIDYSVLGTGRIEPLLRRIRNEMQAAGLTVESAKGECNPGQHEIVFRYDEALVTCDQHAIYKTGAKEIAAQEGVSLTFMAKYDQREGNSCHIHLSLTDEDGRNVMAGDGPGHMSPLMRHFLAGQLAALRDFSLLYAPNINSYKRFQPGSFAPTAVAWGHDNRTCALRVVGHGASTRFENRLPGGDVNPHLAVAGLVAAGLYGIENELELPEACTSNAYVGDYAHVPTTLREAAELWENSPIAKAAFGDEVVAHYRNMARVELDAFDAAVTDWELRRSFERL
- a CDS encoding gamma-glutamyl-gamma-aminobutyrate hydrolase family protein, whose amino-acid sequence is MPKPLIGISTYLEPAAWGVWQMPAALLPAGYPRLVRAAGGLAAMLPPDDDPAAAAEVVARVDGLIIAGGADVEPVCYGATASSLTGPPARARDAWELALIEAALASGTPLLGICRGLQLLNVALGGTLVQHLDGHTGGRGVFGEHTVEPVPGTLYASLVPEAASVPTYHHQCVDRLGAGLVASAYAADGTVEAAELPGPGWALGVQWHPEAGQDLRVARGLVRAAAARGGRPTPAP
- a CDS encoding 3-oxoacyl-ACP reductase, with product MTDDTATIPGDSPRTPVCRRLAGRTAVITGAGSGIGLATAKRLAAEGAHVVCGDIDESAGKAAAEAVGGLFVKVDVTDQEQVEALFKTAFDTYGSVDIAFNNAGISPPDDDSILTTGLDAWRRVQEVNLTSVYLCCKAALPYMRRQGRGSIINTASFVAVMGAATSQISYTASKGGVLAMSRELGVQFAREGIRVNALCPGPVNTPLLQELFAKDPERAARRLVHIPAGRFAEADEIAAAVAFLASDDSSFINATDFLVDGGISGAYVTPL
- a CDS encoding DUF2510 domain-containing protein, with protein sequence MTLTTPPGWYADPGLPGNERWWDGAAWTAHTRAAGQQGYGPPAAVVAPPPARRRGRAAVIASAAVLLVAGIAAAVLVARPGDDGARAAAPSKGPKAPSAANAPAPQDSPAPSRDPHRLVDQLNGITLPIPDGWEEGDDPVTGRVTMVTKDILYCPGDQGYCRGGGVSTTTATRTDLTTPEAVAKNDIADAAKDAYDADPTGNGVHHYNGITSHQEVKSAPVSVGGSTGYLVRWRVKTGAGSGGYVESLAFPAPMANQAMVIVRLSFDAGSDGPPLALMDTITQGIAPIGGGGGGAGNSGGGHGGVGTSLAPPSP
- a CDS encoding FCD domain-containing protein; the encoded protein is MVPVLRTVRAGNGFEEALEQVLQLLRLGLVPPGERLPPERELAERMGISRVTLREVLKVLQDQRLVESRRGRYGGTFVLARAAEGGEDELRRRVASVDVEDTLRFREVLETGAAGLCAAHGLGERGAGRLRAALAATHDAELCDYRRQDTLLHLTLAELSGSPTLTAQYAAVRATVNDLLDCIPLLVRNLEHSQHQHTALVEAVLDGDADGAREAMREHCAGTAALLRGFLT
- a CDS encoding aldehyde dehydrogenase family protein; translation: MSTASTAYELQVLNPATEEVIAVVAGATVADVDAAVARARAAQRGWAAAAPADRARLLRRFAAVVDQHIEELAHLEVQEAGHTIGNARWEAGNVRDLLDFSAGGVERLSGRQIPVAGGLDITLLEPLGVVGVIAPWNFPMPIAAWGTAPALAAGNAVILKPAETTPLTALRLAGLALEAGLPEGLFQVLPGAGTIAGDALVEHPGVAKIVFTGSTRVGKQIMAKCADRVKRVTLELGGKSPNIVFADADIEAAAAATPMSFLDNCGQDCCARTRILVQRGAYDRFMELLGPAIEEIAVGDPADEKTMMGPLISRVQLDRVRSYVPGDAPALRGSAPDGPGFWFPPTVLTGLGPEAPAAVEEVFGPVAVVLPFEDEEDAVRLANATDYGLSGSIWTRDIGRALRLSRAVAAGNLSVNSHSSVRHSTPFGGYKQSGLGRELGPDALAAFTETKNVFISTEA
- a CDS encoding haloacid dehalogenase-like hydrolase, translated to MSALFAVPAVRRLPVLAAALSMAAAGLVAAQPAEAHPARCPQLTVSQGWFGDNQDRIQDLIDTYGTCEARAGHGKKKPVAVFDWDNTVVKNDVGDATMYWLLRHSKIQRPAHGDWRTTSRYLTKDAATALSAACPAGPSKTLPTASDTRCADEILAVYGEGATSAGTTAFAGYDRRTIEPSYAWLAQLLHGWTPAQVRSFAAAARAENLSAPADAVQTVGSNTKATAWVRYYDQQRDLIRTLQRAGFDVWITSASPEPVVDVWARGAGVDPDHAIGIRSTTEHGRLTSHLVGCGSAKDGDDSVITYIDGKRCWINQEIFGVRGAAAERVQPAGRRQVFAAGDSDTDVSFLRDATGLRLVLNRNKNELMCRAYDDSDGRWIVNPMFIEPKGQKTAPYPCATTGYTGRDGTPAPVRRADGSVVPDQRDSVYAG
- the eat gene encoding ethanolamine permease, producing the protein MAEGTDLRTAPPATAEDDYLHRRTLRRGSAGWLLLTGLGVAYVVSGDFSGWNIGLSKGGFGGLAAATVLMGIMYACLVFSLAELSAILPTAGGGYGFARRALGTWGGFLTGTAILIEYILAPAAISLFIGDYVESLGLFGLTSGWPVHLACFALFIGIHLWGVGEALRFSLVVTAIAVAALLVFAVGAFTDFDASRLNDIPVDTSALGAGSWLPFGVLGIWAAFPFGMWFFLGVEGVPLAAEEAKDPVRSMPRALAIALSVLVLLAVVTFLAATGAHGSAALKDAGNPLVVALQGDGGPTALSRFVNYAGLAGLVASFFSLIFAGSRQLFALSRAGYLPRFLSLTSRRKSPYLGLLIPGAIGFALAAWSGNGGRMLNVAVFGATISYALMALSHVVLRRREPDLERPYRTPGGILTSSVAFVLALFALVATFLVDKDAAFIALGVYAIALAYFAFYSRHRLVANAPEEEFAALAEAEAELARD